Sequence from the Thalassoglobus sp. JC818 genome:
TTGCCACTGTCTCGCGGACATGCCGGCGATTTTCAGAAAGCCTCCCAAATGGGGTTTCGAGACAACTGTTGATGAACATCAACAGCATCGCAGCGATCAGCCCGGCAGCGGTCGACCAGATAGCGTCTCCGAACCGGCCGAGAATCAGTCCGACCGTCGCGGTTGATTCGCCAGCCCCTCCGGGATTCGCCTGCAGTGCCGCTCCGATCGCCAGAATCGTCCCCAGGACTCCTGCGAGTGGATACGCTTCAATCATGGTGCGGGCCATGTTGTAGACTGTTTCGAACATCATCGAATTCAGGTAGCGGCGCTTTTCGTCGAGAACTCGCATTCTCTGAAGCAATATCCCGCGATCTGCTTTTCGGTCATCTTCATCGAGAGCTTCGTTCACATCTGAAAGAAACGCATCGATCTGGTCCGAGAGATGAGCTGTCGAATCCAGCAGGCTCTGGTGACTCATGCCTCTCGTGAAATCAAAGAGCGCGGAGGCGATCTTTTTGAGATCTCTTCGTGACCAGATCCACAAGACCAGAAACACAAACAAGTGCACCGCGCAGGTCAGAGCGATGATGAGTGTCGAGAGCGTCGACAGGTATTGGAGAAGTTCGTTCATGAGTCCCTGTGGATCCGGAGTGGTCAACAGCAGTGGTCTCCAGAGTACGCAGAATGAGACATTTCTTGAAGCGCAAGTAATGAGTCAGAGCACTTTGGCAGTTTGAGTGACGAACTGACGTGCTTCATTTCGCCGCAGAGTGAATTCACCGGGCCGAATTTACGGAGGCTGGCATGTTCCTCAATTTCAGTTCAGTCATCACAAAGCTGACGACCAGACGCTCAATGTGGCGAAATCGCTTCATGTTGATCTCGATCAACGGCTTTTTCCAAACTGAAGGCTCAAGTGGGAAGCTCTCACGATTTCGGAAGTGACGTCTGAATTCGAATTTTCTTAGCAATTTCCCCAATACTGAGATTTATTTGCGTTGTGAGCAGAAAACGGCAACTCGTGCAAAATGCGTGATCTAAGTTGCAGCAGTGTGTGGGCAAGCAAATGCAATTGAATTGCGCAAGTTGAAAGAGAAGAGATATGATATCCCTCACCAAGTGGCGGGCTGAGAGGAAGGATCGGGCTGGCAGTGAACGGAACTCTGGGGTGGTACTTGTCGAATTTGCTCTCGTCTGCTCGCTCTTCGCGGTCTTTCTGGCAGCGATTGTGGAGTTCGGCCATGTGTATATGGTCATCAACATTCTGAATGCGTCTGCGAAGCGTTCAGCTCGATACGGGGCAGTGGAGGGCATCACCAGTGCTCAGGTTGCTTCAAAAGTGAACACCATTCTCAGTTCAACAATTTCCCCAGCTCAAGCCACAACGAAAGTGCTCGACGGGAACTGCTTCGATG
This genomic interval carries:
- a CDS encoding MotA/TolQ/ExbB proton channel family protein produces the protein MNELLQYLSTLSTLIIALTCAVHLFVFLVLWIWSRRDLKKIASALFDFTRGMSHQSLLDSTAHLSDQIDAFLSDVNEALDEDDRKADRGILLQRMRVLDEKRRYLNSMMFETVYNMARTMIEAYPLAGVLGTILAIGAALQANPGGAGESTATVGLILGRFGDAIWSTAAGLIAAMLLMFINSCLETPFGRLSENRRHVRETVARVKRELAFAEQAEEIA
- a CDS encoding TadE/TadG family type IV pilus assembly protein yields the protein MISLTKWRAERKDRAGSERNSGVVLVEFALVCSLFAVFLAAIVEFGHVYMVINILNASAKRSARYGAVEGITSAQVASKVNTILSSTISPAQATTKVLDGNCFDDPDFDFDTFDPDALEQVELTDLDRRELFVVRVTVPYDQVAIMPPFWVKGVVLVGQSVMRHE